One segment of Daphnia magna isolate NIES linkage group LG2, ASM2063170v1.1, whole genome shotgun sequence DNA contains the following:
- the LOC116915634 gene encoding collagen alpha-1(III) chain: MRALAIVPLLVATVLAAPQYGQPPAAGETVSITKEQWASLNPYGSASSYPAAERPQIEEIQKQWERFYEYLPWLRGPAGPPGPPGAPGSDGSSGGGGGYGSSSYAQPQVIPGPPGPPGPPGPPGYKGDAGAPGTPGYAGGPGPQGPAGKPGAPGYPGEKGAPGYNGAPGAPGKPGYNGEKGAPGYNGAPGLPGGPGLPGKDGYNGAPGPAGPKGEAGPPGYTIPSKIPGPPGPPGYPGKDGAPGYPGGPGPVGPVGPAGLQGPPGKPGTNGYPGGPGPKGDAGTPGYAGAPGKDGYPGAPSKIPGPPGPLGPAGPPGYNGAPGKDGLPGGPGYPGKDGKPGAPGYTGAPGQPGKPGKDGLPGPAGTPGYPGGPGPVGPQGKPGAPGYPGGPGPVGPVGPLGPVGPQGKPGAPGYPGGPGPVGPLGPVGPVGPQGKPGTPGYPGPAGPAGPAGSPGQSYEAPAQVYQPPAPVYQQPAPVYQAPAPVYQTPSISQPTYDPPAPSYG, from the exons ATGAGGGCTTTG GCTATCGTTCCACTTTTGGTTGCCACCGTTTTGGCGGCGCCACAATACGGGCAACCACCAGCAGCAGGTGAGACTGTCTCCATCACCAAGGAACAGTGGGCCTCTCTGAACCCATATGGATCTGCTTCTTCTTATCCGGCTGCCGAACGCCCGCAGATTGAAGAAATCCAAAAGCAATGGGAACGTTTCTATGAATACCTTCCATGGTTGAGAGGACCTGCTGGCCCACCAGGCCCACCAGGAGCTCCAGGATCCGATGGATCGtctggtggtggtggtggctaCGGCAGTTCTAGCTACGCTCAACCTCAGGTCATTCCAGGCCCACCAGGCCCACCTGGTCCACCAGGACCCCCTGGATACAAGGGAGATGCTGGTGCTCCAGGAACCCCTGGCTACGCAGGAGGACCCGGACCACAAGGACCAGCTGGAAAGCCCGGAGCACCAGGCTACCCCGGAGAAAAGGGAGCACCAGGCTACAACGGCGCACCCGGAGCTCCTGGTAAACCAGGTTACAACGGCGAAAAGGGAGCTCCTGGTTACAATGGCGCACCTGGTCTACCCGGTGGTCCCGGTCTCCCTGGCAAAGACGGATACAATGGAGCTCCAGGACCTGCTGGACCTAAAGGTGAAGCTGGCCCACCAGGCTACACTATCCCATCCAAGATCCCCGGCCCTCCCGGCCCACCTGGCTACCCTGGTAAAGACGGTGCTCCAGGCTACCCTGGCGGTCCTGGCCCTGTTGGTCCCGTTGGCCCTGCTGGACTTCAAGGACCTCCTGGCAAACCTGGTACAAATGGCTACCCTGGTGGACCCGGACCTAAAGGTGACGCTGGAACACCTGGCTACGCTGGAGCCCCTGGCAAGGACGGATATCCTGGTGCACCTAGCAAGATTCCTGGTCCTCCTGGACCCCTCGGACCTGCTGGCCCCCCTGGCTACAATGGCGCTCCTGGCAAAGATGGTCTCCCCGGCGGCCCTGGTTATCCAGGCAAAGACGGCAAACCCGGAGCTCCTGGATACACTG GTGCACCAGGTCAACCAGGGAAACCCGGTAAAGATGGTCTCCCCGGCCCAGCTGGAACTCCTGGATACCCTGGCGGCCCAGGCCCCGTTGGACCTCAAGGTAAACCCGGCGCTCCTGGATACCCTGGTGGCCCAGGACCTGTTGGACCCGTAGGCCCACTTGGCCCAGTTGGACCTCAAGGTAAACCCGGTGCTCCTGGTTACCCTGGTGGCCCAGGACCAGTTGGACCTCTTGGACCTGTTGGCCCAGTAGGACCCCAAGGAAAGCCAGGTACTCCTGGTTATCCAGGACCTGCCGGACCTGCTGGACCAGCTGGTTCTCCCGGACAGAGCTACGAAGCTCCGGCTCAGGTTTACCAACCACCAGCCCCAGTCTATCAGCAACCAGCGCCCGTTTACCAAGCGCCCGCTCCGGTCTACCAGACCCCATCCATTTCTCAGCCCACTTACGACCCCCCCGCACCTAGCTACGGTTAA